In a single window of the Flavobacterium sp. W4I14 genome:
- a CDS encoding drug/metabolite transporter (DMT)-like permease (product_source=COG0697; cog=COG0697; pfam=PF00892; superfamily=103451,103481; transmembrane_helix_parts=Inside_1_11,TMhelix_12_31,Outside_32_35,TMhelix_36_58,Inside_59_70,TMhelix_71_93,Outside_94_96,TMhelix_97_116,Inside_117_128,TMhelix_129_150,Outside_151_159,TMhelix_160_182,Inside_183_190,TMhelix_191_213,Outside_214_232,TMhelix_233_252,Inside_253_258,TMhelix_259_278,Outside_279_281,TMhelix_282_304,Inside_305_309): MANLNKTASPVMVYFAFAIVYIVWGSTYFFIQKALVGFPPFILGAFRFSIAGVLMLTWCKIKGEDIFNLKTIKIAAVSGILMLGLGNGIVIWVEQFIPSGLVAIMVASAAIWFVILDKSHWKENLSNKYIISGLVIGFLGVVLLFGDQIVRALDKPQSNLQIIGMVLLVFGPIAWAGGSLYSKYHPTTGSSVSVNTGWQMLMASVAFLPGGFLKSEFKLLDWGSIPLDAWLSIIYLILFGSIAAFSAYVWLLKVRPATQVSTYAYVNPVVAVLLSLTFTNEVIGLTQIIGLVIILGSVLLINLPKYKSA; the protein is encoded by the coding sequence ATGGCAAATTTAAATAAAACAGCATCGCCGGTAATGGTTTACTTCGCATTTGCTATCGTATACATCGTTTGGGGCTCTACCTACTTTTTTATCCAGAAAGCATTGGTTGGTTTTCCGCCTTTTATTTTGGGCGCTTTCCGTTTTTCTATTGCGGGAGTGCTGATGCTAACTTGGTGCAAGATTAAGGGAGAAGATATTTTTAACCTAAAAACCATCAAAATTGCTGCTGTAAGCGGTATTTTAATGTTGGGTTTGGGTAACGGAATCGTAATTTGGGTAGAGCAATTTATTCCAAGCGGTTTGGTGGCAATTATGGTGGCCTCAGCGGCGATCTGGTTCGTTATTTTGGATAAATCGCATTGGAAAGAAAACCTGAGCAATAAATATATTATATCAGGTTTGGTAATCGGTTTTTTAGGTGTGGTGCTCTTATTCGGCGACCAAATTGTACGGGCGCTTGATAAACCACAAAGTAATCTGCAGATTATAGGTATGGTATTGCTTGTTTTTGGGCCGATAGCCTGGGCAGGAGGATCGCTTTATTCGAAATATCATCCTACTACCGGCAGCTCGGTTTCTGTTAACACGGGTTGGCAGATGTTAATGGCGAGTGTAGCTTTTTTACCTGGGGGATTTTTGAAATCTGAGTTTAAATTACTCGACTGGGGGAGTATTCCACTTGATGCCTGGTTATCTATTATTTACCTTATTCTGTTTGGTTCAATCGCCGCTTTTAGTGCTTATGTGTGGCTGCTTAAAGTGCGCCCGGCTACACAGGTTAGCACCTATGCTTATGTAAACCCGGTAGTGGCTGTTTTACTGAGTTTAACTTTTACCAATGAAGTGATCGGTCTTACCCAGATTATTGGTTTGGTGATCATTTTAGGGAGTGTGCTTTTAATTAATCTACCGAAATATAAAAGTGCGTAG
- a CDS encoding hypothetical protein (product_source=Hypo-rule applied; superfamily=55729): protein MQVIPVSNSSLKKDFLNTPKILYKNDKNWICPLDSEVENVFNPEKNTFFAHGKCTRWVLKDDTGKLIGRVAAFINEKKAYHYDQPTGGMGFFECIDDEKAAFLLFETAKTWLAENGMKAMDGPINFGENDSFWGLLVEGFTPPSFGMNYNFPYYQKFFEKYGFVTEYEQLTNHINLTIPFPERFTKIANWVRNKPGYTFEYFSKANSGKYINDLMEIYNDGWQDFENFVPIKKETLEESFKSMEPIMDEHLIQFAYFNGEPASFVVLIPDANQMIKGFDGKLGLIEKLKFAYRRWVGVTRMRAIVMGTKPKFQKHGLESVLFIRLGEYVLPKNQYKELELSWVGDFNEQMISIHKATGATFGKKHLTMRKIF, encoded by the coding sequence ATGCAAGTTATACCAGTAAGCAATTCATCATTAAAAAAAGACTTTTTAAACACACCCAAAATCCTATATAAAAACGACAAAAACTGGATCTGTCCACTGGATAGTGAGGTTGAGAATGTTTTTAACCCAGAGAAAAACACCTTTTTTGCACATGGAAAATGTACACGCTGGGTTTTAAAAGATGATACAGGAAAACTGATTGGCCGTGTAGCTGCTTTTATTAATGAGAAAAAAGCCTACCACTACGACCAACCAACTGGTGGTATGGGATTTTTTGAATGTATTGATGATGAAAAAGCTGCCTTTCTTTTATTCGAAACAGCAAAAACCTGGCTAGCTGAAAATGGAATGAAGGCTATGGATGGCCCGATTAATTTTGGTGAAAACGACAGCTTCTGGGGCCTATTGGTTGAGGGCTTTACCCCTCCTTCTTTCGGCATGAACTATAACTTCCCATACTACCAGAAATTTTTCGAGAAATATGGCTTTGTTACCGAATACGAACAATTAACCAACCATATTAACCTAACTATCCCCTTCCCGGAACGTTTTACAAAAATTGCCAACTGGGTAAGAAATAAACCTGGTTATACTTTCGAATATTTCAGCAAGGCCAATTCGGGTAAATACATTAATGATTTAATGGAAATCTACAATGATGGCTGGCAGGATTTCGAAAACTTTGTGCCTATTAAAAAAGAAACGCTCGAAGAAAGCTTTAAAAGTATGGAGCCCATCATGGATGAACATTTGATCCAGTTTGCCTACTTTAATGGTGAACCAGCCTCTTTTGTGGTATTGATTCCCGATGCGAACCAGATGATTAAAGGTTTTGATGGTAAATTGGGCTTAATTGAAAAATTGAAGTTTGCTTACCGCCGCTGGGTGGGCGTTACCCGCATGAGGGCGATTGTAATGGGTACCAAACCTAAATTCCAAAAACATGGCTTGGAATCCGTTCTTTTTATCCGTTTAGGCGAATATGTTCTGCCAAAAAATCAGTACAAAGAGCTTGAATTGAGTTGGGTGGGCGATTTTAACGAACAGATGATTTCCATCCATAAAGCCACAGGTGCTACCTTTGGTAAAAAGCATCTCACTATGCGGAAAATATTTTAG
- a CDS encoding hypothetical protein (product_source=Hypo-rule applied; smart=SM01237; superfamily=48371) — MKAPKKLPTKPTTKKQVDEDDDLEDDDILTTKKKPQDDDDDDFDMPLDDLDNFDNFDDDDDDY, encoded by the coding sequence ATGAAAGCGCCAAAGAAACTCCCAACTAAACCGACTACCAAGAAACAGGTAGACGAAGATGATGATCTTGAAGATGACGATATTCTAACAACGAAAAAGAAGCCTCAAGATGACGACGATGATGATTTTGATATGCCATTAGATGATCTTGACAACTTCGATAATTTCGACGATGACGACGACGACTATTAA